The DNA segment AGTTTGGGGAAAGCACTACGGCTAGAGCGCTGCATTATTTGTCCTTACCAGCCCTCTAGTTCTATCGTCAAGGTGATAGCAGAGTATCACCACCCAGAACGAGCTTCGGTGCTTGGCTTAGAAATGGATATAACTTCTGAGCCAGCCTTTGCTCAGGCGTTAGCAACCCTAGAACCCATCGTAATGGAGAAGTCGGAGTATAATCTGTGTCCGCAGCACAAAATTTTAGTGGTAGCTACAAGCCATCAAGACCAAGCCAACGGACTGATTGGCATCAGCCTCAGAGATGAATTTGATCCGTTGACAGATAAAGAAGTAGAACTAGCAAAAGAGTTTGCCAATCAGTTGGGTACAGCGATCGCTCATGCTACTTTGTACAAAGAACTAGAAGCAGCTCGTCAAAAAGCCGAAGAAGCCTCCCGCCTCAAAACTGAATTTCTGGCTAATGTATCCCACGAAATTCGTACTCCTCTCAACGGCATGATCGGATTTTTGAAGCTAATTTTGGAAGGTATGGCAGATGATCCTGAAGAACAAAATCAGTTTCTGTTAGAAGCCCATCATCTATCAATACATCTGCTGAATATCATTAACGATATCTTAGATATAGCCAAAATTGAAGCAGGCAAAATGGAGCTAGTTTGCTCTCCAGTCAAGCTAAATGAGCTATTTGAAGAGGTAGAAAATTTTCTGCGTCCCCAAGCAGAGTCAAGAGACCTGAGCTTTTGGATGGATACGCTTCCTACCTCTGATGAAATTATTGTCCAAGGTAATTTCCAAAGGTTGCTACAAGTCATGCTCAACTTGGTGAATAATGCCATCAAATTTACCCAAGAAGGGGGCATCACAGTTAGCGCTGATTTAGTCTTGAAGAAGGTGAAATTTCAAGATCAGGAATTTCCAGGGATGGTGAGGGTAAGAGTAGCCGATACCGGTATTGGTGTTTCCCTGGACAAACAAGACAAACTATTTCAATTATTCTCTCAGGTGGATGGTTCTCGGACTCGCCAGTACGGGGGTACAGGTTTAGGACTGGTAATATCCCAGAAGCTCATAGAGGCTATGGGCGGTGAAGTACATTTTTACAGTCTCGGCGAAGGACTTGGTTCAACAGTCACATTCACCGTGCCGCTGTATCAGCAACCAGTCTTAGTTTCTTCTAATGATAACGATTGAGATTATTTATTTGTCAAGTTTAGTCTGGTACTATACCAACAGAGTTATGAGCCGTGATGCGTAAAACCCCCGAATTCCATTGGGGGGATATAAGCGAATGCGCTAAATTTATTTAGCTGCCTTATGTTAATTGTGGTAACATAAATTTGTGGTCAACGGGTCGAGCCATGATTGTTTACGAGTTCAAGGTCAAAGGTAAAGATCAGCAGTATCGCGCTATTGATGAGGCGATTCGTACGAACCAGTTCATCCAAAATAAGTGTTTGCGCTACTGGATGGATCACAAAAACATTGGTAGGTATGACCTCAATAAATATTGTGCGGTACTCGCCGCTGAGTTTTCCTTTGCTGATGAACTGAACTCAATGGCTAGACAGTCTGCTGCGGAACGTTCCTGGAGTGCAATAGCTCGGTTTTACGATCACTGCAAGAAAAAGGTTTTGGGTAAAAAGGGTTTCCCGAAGTTTAAGAAAAATTGTCGTTCAGTTGAATATAAATCAACTGGATGGAAGCTTTCTGATACTCGCAAAGTCATAACCTTCTCTGACAAAAAAGGTATTGGAACCCTAAAATTAAAGGGAACCTATGACCTTAATTACTACAATATCAAGCAAATTAAGCGTGTCCGTTTGGTAAGCCGTGCTGATGGATACTATGCTCAATTTGCGGTTGATGTTGATGTGAGAGTGGAGAAACAACCCACAAACCAAGTAGTTGGCATTGATTTGGGATTGAAATACTTCATTGCTGATAATAAAGGCAGTGTAGAACCTTCACCCCAGTTCTACCGCCAGTCAGAAAAACAGTTAAACCGTGCTAACCGCAAGAAATCTCAGAAGTTTAGTGCAGCTAAGAAAAAAGCCAAGCAACGGCAATCAAACAATTACCACAAAGCTAGAAATAGATATGCTCGCAAGCATTTAAGGGTAAGTAGGCAACGAAAAGAGTATTGCAAGAGATTAGCGTACTCCGTCATCCAATCTAACGATCTGGTAGCCTATGAAGATTTAAATGTGAAAGGGTTAGTCAGAAATCGACATCTAGCTAAATCAATTAGTGATGCTGGTTGGTATACTTTCCGCCAGTGGTTAGAATATTTTGGTCATAAGTATGGGAAAGTGACGGTTGCTGTGCCTCCCCACAATACAAGCCAAAATTGTTCTCACTGTGGTCAGAAAGTGAAAAAATCCTTGTCTACAAGAACTCATGTTTGCCCACATTGCGGATATGTAGAAGACAGAGATACCAATGCTGCAATCAATATTTTGAGACTAGGACTCAGTACGGTAGGGCATACCGGAACTTACGCTACAGGAGATTTGCCCTCTTGGGCGGTTGGCGCCAGCCTGTCGTCTAATGGCGAGTCGGTGAATGTAGAATCCCCGAATTAGAAATTCGGGGAGTGTCAATAGCTTTTCAAGTCTGGTGAATACACAATATGGTGGGAATTATATCTAAAATTAAGTTAACAAATTTTGAATATCAAAATTTTCCTACCCAAAGAGGTCTCACACAATGGAACTGACAATAGAAAACGTCGAAACAGTCTTAGATGAAATGCGCCCTTACTTAATGTCTGATGGCGGTAACGTCGAACTTGTAGAACTTGATGGACCAATTGTGAAACTGCGGTTACAAGGCGCTTGTGGTTCTTGCCCTAGTTCCGCAATGACCTTGAGAATGGGCATTGAACGTCGCCTCAAGGAAATTATTCCCGAAATCGCAGAAATTGAGCAAGTAATCTAGCGGCTGGGGTGATGGGGAAAACGGGAATAACCAATGCCCCATCCCCTATACCCCATTCCTGATTTTCCATTCGCCAACATTAACCATGTCTCATCCATTACACATCGCCTTTATCTGGCATCAACACCAGCCGCTGTACAAATCTCCTAACAGCGGCGTTTCGCTTTCTACCAGTCAGCATTACCGCTTACCTTGGGTACGATTGCATGGAACCAAAGATTATTTAGATTTAATATTAATTCTGGAAAAGTATCCGAAGTTACACCAGACAGTAAATTTAGTACCATCCCTAATATTACAACTAGAAGATTATATTGCAGGCACTGCGTTTGACCCGTATCTCACGGCTAGTTTGACACCAGATGCACAAATAACTCAGCCACAACGAGAATTTATCATCCAACACTTTTTTGATGGCAATCACCATACTCTGATTGACCCCCATCCCCGCTATGCCCAGTTGTATAACCAAAGACAGGAAAAAGGGCAAGCTTGGTGTTTGGCTAATTGGCAATTGCCAGATTACAGCGATTTGTTAGCTTGGCACAATCTGGCATGGATTGATCCTCTGTTTTGGGATGACCCAGAAATTGCCGCTTGGTTAAAACAGGGTCGAAATTTTACTTTAAGCGATCGCCAGCGCATATACTCCAAACAGCGCGAAATTCTGGGTCGCATTATCCCCCAACACCGGAAAATGCAAGCAGCAGGGCAGCTAGAGGTCACCACCACACCCTACACTCACCCGATTTTGCCCTTACTAGCTGATACTAACTCTGGGCAAGTAGCAGTGCCTTCAATGACACTACCTCATCAGCGGTTTCAGTGGGCAGAAGACATTCCCCGCCACTTGCGTAAAGCTTGGGAATTATATACGGATCGTTTTGGTCAAGAACCACGGGGTTTATGGCCTTCAGAACAATCAGTCAGCCCAGAAATTCTGCCCTATATCATTAAACAAGGCTTTAAGTGGATTTGCTCAGATGAAGCGGTTTTGGGGTGGTCTTTGAAACACTTCTTTCACAGAGATGGGGCAGGGAATGTCGAGTCACCAGAATTATTATACAAACCCTATCGTTTACAAACTCCAGCCGGTGATTTAGCAATTGTCTTTCGTGACCATAGATTATCAGATTTGATTGGCTTTACCTACAGTTCAATGCCCGCCAAAGAAGCAGCAGCTGACCTAGTGGGACACCTGCAAGCGATCGCGAAAATGCAAAGAGAAAGCGACAGCGAACAACCTTGGCTAGTCACCATTGCATTAGATGGGGAAAATTGTTGGGAGTATTATCCCCAAGACGGCAAACCCTTCTTAGAAGCGTTGTATCAAAGCTTAAGTAACGAACCCCATCTCAAACTCGTCACTGTCTCCGAATTTATCGCAGAATTTCCCCCCACTGCAACTATTCCTGCACAACAGCTACATAGTGGTTCTTGGGTAGATGGTAGCTTTACCACTTGGATAGGTGACCCCGCCAAAAATCGCGCCTGGGACTACCTAACCCACGCAAGAGAAACACTGGCAAAACATCCCGAAGCCACCGAAGAAAGTAACCCAGCCGCATGGGAAGCTTTATATGCCGCCGAGGGTTCCGATTGGTTCTGGTGGTTTGGTGAAGGGCATTCTTCAAATCAAGATGCCATCTTCGACCAATTATTTCGGGAACACCTATTAGGAATTTACAAAGCATTAAATGAACCAGCACCATCCTATCTCAGACAACCATTAGAAATTCATGAATCACGGTCAGACCATAGGCCATTCGGGTTTATTCATCCCGCCATTGATGGTAAAGGTGATGAACAGGATTGGGACAAAGCCGGACGCATAGAAATCGGTGGGGCGAGGGGAACCATGCACAATAGCAGCCTCATTCAGCGACTGTGGTATGGAGTAGATCACCTAAATTTCTATATCCGGTTAGACTTTAAAACTGGTGTTGTCCCAGGAAAAGATTTACCTGAAGAATTGAATTTATTGTGGTTCTATCCCGATAGAACAATGCACAATAGCCCCATCCCCATCGCAGATGTGCCAGATATCGCGCCACTAAATTACCACTACCACCACCATCTAGAAATTAACTTACTCACCCAATCGATCCAGTTTCAGGAAGCTGGAGAACATTATCAATGGCATCCTCGTTTTACCCGCGCCCAAGTCGCTTTCAATAATTGTTTAGAAATTGCCATCCCGTGGGCTGATTTGCAAATTCCGCCAGATTATCCCCTGCGCCTAGTTTTAGTCCTAGCGGATGAAGAACGTTACCGCGATTATTTGCCAGAAAACGGTTTAATTCCCATTGAAGTACCTTAAATACCAGATATTCTACTTCAAAAAAGTGTTTTTTGCTTCTTCCTTCTTCTTTCTTTTCTTTGTGTCCTTTGTGTCCTAAAGCCCTGGGGGCATACGCTGCGCGGTAAGCGTTCGCGGTAGCGTGCCGGAGGCTCTAGCTATGCCGAAGGCTTTATGCGGTATGCGCTGCGCGCACGCTACGCGAACGTTCCTCTTGATCCAACTTCTTCAATAAAAACCGAGCAAAACCCTTATATATATGCTATCAGTGAGGGCTGAAGCCCTCACTACAAACTTTTATCGTACCTCCTTCAAACTATCAACTTGTTTAGTAAACATTTCAGTAAATAGACTCATCACCGTCCGTTCTTCACGTACCTTAATATTAGCGACAATTGACATTCCTGACTGTAAGGGAATATTTCTACCTTGAGCATCTAAATATTGTTTATCCAAACTAATTGTTGCGGGAAATCTATAAAATTGATATGTTTCATCTGGTGGTAACGCATCTGAGCCTATACTAATTACTTGTCCTTTAATATCACCAAATTGGCTAAAAGGAAAAGAATCAATTCTGACATCAGTTTGCATTCCTTCCCGCACAAAACCAATATCTTTATTGGTAATAAAAACCTCAGCAATATATTTTTCATCAGGGACAATTTGTAAAACTTGTTGACTACTATTAGCAACAAAACCAGGGTTTTTTGCTTGTAAGTCAAAAATTGTTCCGGCTACAGGAGCGCGAAGTTCTTGATATTCAAAATTTAACTGAGCTTGAGAAATTTTACTATTTAAATCTGCCAATGTTTGTTCATTACTGAGGACAATTCTCATAAATTGACTATCAATTTCGGCAATACGTTTTTTGTTATCAGCTATTTTCTCTAAGACATTTTTGCCAGAAGCAGCCACAGTATTTTTGAGTTCCTGCTGTCCTTGCTCAATTGTAAACTGTAGACGTTGCTGTTCTTCATCTAATTGAGCTATTTCGGATGTGAGTGTTTGTACCTGTTGTTGTTGATTGAGATACTGAAGCTGAGAAATACCACCTTCTTCTGCTAATATTTGAATTTTATCTAATATATTCTGCTGAATCAATAAACTAGATTGAGTATTATTCTTTCTTACTTGTATTTGAGCCAGTTGTTTCTTCGTTTTCTCCACTTCTAGCTCTCCAGCGGCAGACCGAGAATCTAATTCTCTCTGAGCAAATTGTAGACGTTGTTGTTCATCAACTCCTAAACCTGCAACTGTATTCAAATTGCTCAATTCAGCACGTAACAATTCATTTTCTTTAACTAACGCTGTCCTACTTTTCAAAAGAAACTCGGCATTTACTGGTAATTTAGCACTGGAGAACTCCACCTCAGCGGCTGTTGTATAACTAGTTGCCATTAACCGACGATAAATTTGGTTTTCTGACATTAACGCCGTGCGAATTTCTTTTAAAGAATCTAGTTCAGCAACTGTAGCAACAGTTTCAAAGGTCAGCAGCAAATCTCCTGGCTTAACTTGTTCTCCATCTTTAACGTGAACCGATTTTACTACTCCACTAACAGGAGCTTGAACTTCTTTGACTGTCCCTTCAGGCTTGAGTTGACCTGTAGCAGGTACTACTTGCTCGATTTTGGCAAAATAAGCCCAAGTAATGCCAAAACAAGCTAGCCCTATTAAGGTCATCATAATTGTGCGTGACCAAATAGGCGATTGGCGTAAAACAACTGATTGGTCAAAATTAGTATAATTGGCATTTCCTAAAGGCTGATTAGAAGCCTTCTCTGGAGATGTTAGGAGCGGCGAATTTGCCTTGACACCGTTTTTTGACTTACCGTTGCCATTTCCATTAAGTTGAATCATGATGATTTGATTTTTTGGTGAAAAAATTATTAATAGAGTTACACATTCACTTGTTGTTGCTGATAAAGGTAAGAATAATGACCTTTAGCAGCCATTAATTCTTGATGGCTTCCTTGTTCTATCAATCTGCCATTATCCATCACGACAATCATATCTGCATGGCTGACAGTGGTGAGGCGATGGGTAATAAAGAAGACCGTGTTACCTTTAAAAGCATTAGCTAAATTTAAACAAACTTGTCGCTCCGTAGGATAATCTAGGGCGCTTGTGGCTTCGTCTAAAACTAATAATTTTGGTCGTTGTAGAATAGAACGCGCGATCGCAATTCTTTGTCTTTGTCCACCTGAAAGTCCAGCCCCCCGCTCTCCTACGCGGGTATTGTAACCGTTGGGTAAGGACATAATAAAATCGTGCGCCACAGCAATGCGAGCAGCTGCAATAATTTCGTCTGTTGTAGAATCGGGGTTCGTTAAAGCAATATTTTCCTGAACAGTTCCATCAAACAATAGTGTTTCTTGGGGAACTACACCCACCTGTCGTCGCAGCGAATAAAGTTCCACTTTGGAAATATCGTAATTATCAATTAAAATTCTGCCTGACTCCACTTCGTACAGTCTCAGCAGTAATTTCATTAACGTACTTTTCCCTGAACCACTTTGCCCCACGATACCAATAAATTGCCCCGATGCAATTTCCAGATTAACGTTAGAAAGTTGTAAGGGACCGCTTGTCGCAAATCGGAAGGAAACATTTTCAAATTTCACGCTTCCCGAAATTGCGGGTAAGGGAATATTTCCGCGGTCTAATTCACCTTCTTGTGGTGTATCAACAATATCGCTTAAACGCTCCAGGGATAATGCAGTTTCTTGGAAACTTTGCCAGAGTTGAGCTAAACGTAAGATAGGGCTAGTGACGTAACCTGAGATAATCCTAAAAGCGATTAATTCACCTAGGGTTAATTCTCCTTGCAGGACTAAATAAGAACCCAACCACAACACTAGCAATGCACTAAGTTTATTGAGGAAACTACTAGTAGAGTTAGCTAAAGTAGAAGTGATTACAGTTTTAAACCCTGCAGCTACATACCGTGCATAACGCTCTTGCCAGGAAAAACGCGATTGCAATTCAATATTTTGCGCTTTTACTGTTTGAATACCTGACATTACCTCAACCAAATAAGATTGAGTATGGGCGTTGCGTTCAGCTTTTGTCCGTAACTGTTTGCTAATAGTGGGAGAAGCAATTAAAGTGAGAATAATAAATATTGGTATTGTTCCTAAACCTACTAAAGTTAGCTGCCAACTATAAAACAGCATCACGACAATATAAATTACTGAGAATACGGCATCTAAGACCACTGTTAAGGCTGTACCAGTGAGAAACTGACGAATATTCTCTAATTCGTTGACGCGAGTCGCCAGTTCGCCTACAGGTCGGCGTTCAAAATAACGTAGTGGTAGACGTAGTAAGTGGTCAATAATCTGTGACCCCAAACCCATATCGATGCGGTTGGTCGTATCAACAAATAAGTAAGTTCTTAATGTGGTAAGTAATGCTTCAAATATGCCCACAACTAAGAGCAAAACTCCTAAAACATTTAGGGTACTAATGCTATTTTGGACTATAACTTTGTCGATAATTAACTGAATAACCAAGGGATTAGCTAGCTGGGCTAACTGCACAAAAAATGAAGCAATAAAAACTTCTACGAGAACTCGCCGATGCTTTGACAGATAAGGAACAAACCATTGGATACCAAAGCGTTCTTGAGGTGTTTCCTTTGTAGCAGCCAGCAATAAAACTTTCACCTGGGGAGGTAAATTGCTTTCATCAATATCTAATTTGGCGATAAATTCAGCAGGTTTGCAACGGACAATTCCTTGGGATGGCACACCTGCAACAATAGTATTAGCAACTGTTTCATATAAAACAGCATAACTATCACCATAATAAATTAATGCTGGTGTAGGAATGCGTGTAATTGCTGCCACAGGTAAGTCTACTAACTGGGATTTGAGTCCGATTAATTCGGCTACGTATGCACAGGCGGGAAAGGATATAGTAGAATGGCGTTTGATTTGTTCAGTTAAGATGCGGCGAATCACTTCCCGGCGAAAGGGAATTTTTAGGTGTTTCGAGAGCATTTGAAAACAGGCAAAGATGGTATTTAATTCACCTTTACCGCTCACAAATGGGTAATTTTGACGTTTTTGTTTACCTGTCTCCGGAGATGCTTCGGACTGGGGAATTTCTTCTTCAGATGCGTAGGGAATTTCTAGGTCATCTGTGACAATGGGTTGGGTAAGTTGTACAGGAATCTGCACTTGATGACTATCTAAAAATGATAAGTCTGCGGGAGATAAACCAATCAAGCGGGCGCGATTTGTTCCTTTAACTTCTAGTGTCTCACCTAATTCTAACTGGGAACCAGGAGAGAAATTTGTGACTGAACTACCGCCACTGACAAACCAGATATTTTCGTTATCTAGTTGGCTAACTGGGGTTTTTCCTGGATGAAGGTAATGTATTTTTGCTCTGGATAAGGCTTGTTCAGCCAGTTCGGTGAAATTAAGAACTGCGTTGGCTTGCTTTTCGACTTGTGAACCCAGAACATCAAATACCTCTATCAAATGACTGCGGTTTAAGCGTGTATCGGCAAAGTTTGGGTAGGAAGCAACTAAGCGTAAATATTCGATTTTACTCAAGTTGAGACAGATAACTTCGGTGGAAGCGATCGCGGTTTCACAGGCAACCTCACGTAATATACTAATCTCACCGATAATTGCGCCTGGTTGTAATAATTTTAATGTCGTAGGGATTTGCGTTTGGGGATGATATCCTAAAAAACGGACTTTTCCTTCGTAAATAATTGTAATTTGTTCGGGAAGTTTTTCTTTCCCAATGATTTTTTGTCCTATGCGATAGCGCCAAGCTTGTACTTGTTTGGAGAGATGAGTTATCTCTTCAGTGGGTAAATGCTCAAACCCCTCTAGGTTTGAAAGAAATTCTTGAAAGGAACTAGTAATATAAGTCATTCCCTGATAATTGTATATACAAGTTGATTGATAATGAGAACCTGAAAAATAAGTTTATTTTTCATTGTTATGTCTCAACTGTGGCATATTTTCGTTGGTTAATTTGGCAATTTTGTGCTAATATCTGGGCTTGTAGCCAACTATTAAAACGTTCATTCAGCAAGCGTTGACGCAGTGAATTATCTAACTGTGTCAGCAATAACTTCTCTAGGCGGACTATCACGATCCAGTTTTCTAATTGAGTTGGTGGTAACAGTTGTTGTGGCTGGCTACTGGCTAATATCTTCGCTAAAACTGGATGGATAGTTTGTAATTCCAGCGGACCAACTAAACCATTTGTCTGTGCTTCGGGTCCTTGAGAATATTCTCGTGCCAATTCGGCAAAACTTTGTTCTCCTGCTTGCAGGCGAAAATAGATTTCTTGAGCAATGCCCACATCATTAGTTCTGATCAGAGAATAAACTACTCGATCTAATTGGGGTTTGCGCTGGGAAAAATAAGATTCTAAATCGCCAGACCAAGTGAGTTGCTTGAATTTTTCTATTTTAAATTGCCGGATAGCGATCGCATCCAATTGTTCTGCACTCATGTTATTTTGCTCCAGCCAACGCTGACGTGCATCATCAGAGGTAATTTGATAATGTTGGGCTAGCTTTTCATAGGCAATTTTCTCTTCTTCTGGTGTACATGAAATTGGTGCGATCGCTTGGTCAAGCAACACCTCTTTGATCAGCTGCGGCAGCATTTGGTATTTTTCCAGCAATGGTAACACTTCTGTGGCCGTCAACTGGCGATCGCCTACTTGCAGAACTGGCATCATGTTACTTTCAATTTGTGTTGCCACGAAAATTAATCCTCTCAATGAAGATAGTGGAAATATTTTGAGAAAAGATTATGACTTGGTTAAGTTTAGATAAACAATATTATTTTAGTTCATTTTTGGCATTTACAATTTCATGCTTCAATTTAAATTTAATACTTCCAACTTGTTGTTCAGCCTGATTTTTTTATAACTTAGACATACTTTTAATAGTTGAAAGTATACTACTTGACTTGCTTCTAAAATACCTATATGTAAACTTGTATTTATATATAAGTAACTTCAGAATGTTGAGTAAAATCCAAGTAATGTGAGTTTACTTTATGTTTAAATATAACAAATAAGTAGAGTAAATTCACTGAAATTATTGCATAATTATGAGAAATTAAAAATTATTTTGCCAAATATATAATGAACATAAGTAAATACAACGATGAAAAAAATCGCTTAATCGAATTTAGATACGTTGCTGCAGCTATGTTGTCAAAGGCGATGGTTTTAGACGAAGTTTCAGATATTTGTGAGGCTTTTTGTACTTTCATTGCAAATCGTTACATTGCCGTGATATGCTAACGATAAAGTAATAAACGTCTTTGTAATTGTTCAATAGTAATCAGGTTTGGGTAATGTCGCAGGTAACGATCTCTTCGCTAGCCTTAAATAGTTGGGATTGTCCGCCTTGAATTGTAGCCTGATATTTGCAGTCATCACAAGTATGAAAGCTAGTCTTGGAAGAAAACAGGCTAACTCTAATTTAGATTGAGCGCCAACGCCATAGCTGCCCTGACCAAGGAGCTTTTCGTAGTCAAGGCTGGGCTTCGCCCATGGCAGATCACGAATTGAGGCTGTAGATTTATTTGGTTTTTCATAGTCTGTCTGCGTGAGTTATTCACTTGATTCAGGGTTCCTGCATACTGTCTGACTCTGCGAATCAGTATGCTTTATTACCCAAATCTTGTTGACAGGTGGACTATTTGAAGTGCGCCAAATTACTGGTAATTTTAGATGAATAACGGCGCTAGGAGGAAACTTGAACGGAACAATTTTGAGGCGAGAGTGGTTTTTTAACACTCAGCGAGACATTATGGCTGGGGCTGTCGTTGGGCTGGCACTCATTCCAGAAGCGATCGCTTTTTCAATTATTGCCGGGGTAGATCCCAAAGTTGGGCTTTACGCTTCATTTATTATTGCCGTGATCACAGCCTTTTTAGGAGGCAGACCAGGGTCAATTTCCGCCGCCACAGGCGCAATGGCGCTGTTGATGATTGATTTAGTCAAAGATCATGGTTTGCAATATTTATTCGCCGCCACCTTTTTAACCGGAGTTTTTCAAGTTTTGTTTGGGGTGATGAAACTAGGTCGCCAAATGAAATTTGTCCCCAGGGCGGTGATGATTGGCTATATCAATGCCCTGGCGGTGTTAATTTTTCTCGCCCAGATACCGCAATTAACCAATGTTCCGCCCACTGTATATGTGCTGACTATCCTTTCCTTGGGGATTATTTATATACTACCTCGCTTCACCAAAGTAGTACCCTCTCCCTTAGTGGCTTTAGCAGTGATGACCATAGCAGCGATCGCGCTCAAACTTCAAGTCCCCACCGTCGGAGATATGGGCGAGCTACCCACTACTCTACCTTTCTTTGCCCTCCCCCAAGTGCAGTGGAATCTGGAAACATTAAAGATTATTCTGCCCTATTCCCTAACCTTAGCGATCGTGGGTTTATTGGCTTCCTTCTTAACAGCTTCCCTAGTAGATGAACTTACAGATACCCCCAGCGATAAAAACCAAGAAGCCAAAGGACAAGGCATTGCTAATATTGTGACTGCCTTCTTTGGGGGTATGGCCGGGTGTGGCATGATTGGGCAATCAGTGATTAATGTGCAGTCTGGCGGACGAGGGAGACTCTCAACCCTTGCATCTGGCATTTTCCTGTTATTTGCCATTTTGTTCTTACAGGATTGGGTGAAGCAAATGCCGATGGCCGCATTAGTCGCCGTCATGATTATGGTATCAATTGGGACATTTCGCTGGTCATCCTTAAAAAATCTTCCCCGCATCCCTCGCACTGAAACAGCCGTCATGTTAACTACTATGTTCGTGACAATTTTTACCCGTAATTTTGCCGTCGGCGTAATCACAGGTATTGTCATGAGTACAGTCTTCTTCTCCAGCAAAATTGCCCAGTTAGTATTTGTGGATAAAGTGCTGAGTGAAGATGGCGGACATCGGACTTACAAAGTAGCCGGGCAAATTTTCTTTTTATCGAGAGATGAGTTTCTCGCGTCTTTTGATTTTAGCGAACTCGTCGAGCGCGTCACCATTGATTTAACTCATGCTCACCTCTGGGATCAAGGTGCAGTGGAAGTCCTTGATAAAGCAGTCATGAAATTTCGCCGGAATGGCGTAGATGTAGAACTCATCGGACTAAATGAAGCCAGTGCTACCTTGCTGGATAAATTAGCAATTTCTCAAAACGCTGATGCTTTGAAAAAGCCCTAGTATGTTTACCTTTTAATCTTTCCAAATCCAGGGTGTCAAGCCAAAATGAAAAATATTTTACTTTGTACAGATGGTTCAGCTTTTGCTGAAAATGTTTATAAATATGGGGCTTGGTTTGCGATTCAATTTCATGCCCACATTAATGTTTTGTTCGTCACAGATATTCGCAGCCAACAAGTAGCTTCCACTGGGAACTTAAGCGGTAGCATTGGGCTTGGTGCTTCCGAAAAGTTGCTCCATGAATTAGTGGAGTTAGAACATAAAAAAGCCAAGCTGAATAATCAACGCGCTCGGTTGATTTTACAAAATGCCTGCCAAACTCTCACATCTGAGGGCATTGAAGATTTTAAGTTAACAAATAAAACCGGATTTCTGGTAGATTGTTTTCATGAATTTGAAAGTGATTCCGATTTGATTGTTTTAGGTAAACGGGGAGAAGCAGCAGATTTTGCCTCTGGACATTTAGGTGCAAATGTAGATCGGA comes from the Nodularia sp. NIES-3585 genome and includes:
- a CDS encoding universal stress protein is translated as MKNILLCTDGSAFAENVYKYGAWFAIQFHAHINVLFVTDIRSQQVASTGNLSGSIGLGASEKLLHELVELEHKKAKLNNQRARLILQNACQTLTSEGIEDFKLTNKTGFLVDCFHEFESDSDLIVLGKRGEAADFASGHLGANVDRIVRSSSKPCLVIPREFKAILRLLVAYDGSATGKKLLQFLVNSPSFQNLDIHLLTVAKSNTVQTVMERLNEAKQVLAGAGFDPICSIIEGESEKVIGNYVTQQDISLLLMGAYGHSRIRNLVIGSTTAQLLRSSNIPVLLFR
- a CDS encoding SulP family inorganic anion transporter — its product is MAGAVVGLALIPEAIAFSIIAGVDPKVGLYASFIIAVITAFLGGRPGSISAATGAMALLMIDLVKDHGLQYLFAATFLTGVFQVLFGVMKLGRQMKFVPRAVMIGYINALAVLIFLAQIPQLTNVPPTVYVLTILSLGIIYILPRFTKVVPSPLVALAVMTIAAIALKLQVPTVGDMGELPTTLPFFALPQVQWNLETLKIILPYSLTLAIVGLLASFLTASLVDELTDTPSDKNQEAKGQGIANIVTAFFGGMAGCGMIGQSVINVQSGGRGRLSTLASGIFLLFAILFLQDWVKQMPMAALVAVMIMVSIGTFRWSSLKNLPRIPRTETAVMLTTMFVTIFTRNFAVGVITGIVMSTVFFSSKIAQLVFVDKVLSEDGGHRTYKVAGQIFFLSRDEFLASFDFSELVERVTIDLTHAHLWDQGAVEVLDKAVMKFRRNGVDVELIGLNEASATLLDKLAISQNADALKKP